TGATCTGTATGCACTGATGATCAGTGATGCTTATCCTTATACAGCTAACCTGGAAGATTTTTCTGACTTGCTCACAGATGATGTGCGTAGTTACGGTATGCCCCGCAAATCGACAGGAGAACAGAACACCACTTATTCCAGCTATTACCAGAATGGACAAGGTGTATTCAAATATGATGCTGAAGAGCTGGATGGTTCCGAGGGTACAGCAGCGACGGCTCTGAATGCCTGGGCAAGATATTACAGCAAAATTAAAGGCTGTAATATCATAATTGACTATATAGACAATGTATCGGGAACACAGAAGGACAAGGATGCACTGGTAGGACAATCCTTGCTGCTGAGAGCGTTTTATTACTTTAAGCTGCTGCAGTTGTATTGTGCGCCATATGTTGCCAGTGCAGCATCTACGCCTGGTGTGCCATTGATCTTGTCGATGCAAGTGAGTGACGAACACATTGGCCGCAGTAACCTGCAGGAGACTTTTGACCAGGTAGAAAAAGACCTTACTCAGGCAGCGACATTGCTGGAAGCAAACTATAAAACGCCCAACGCTTATCGCGTAGGTTACATAGCCGCCTATGCATTACTCTCCAGGGTATACCTGTATAAAGGGGAGTGGGACAAAGCGATCGACTATGCTGAAAAAGTGCTGGCGGAACGTTCCCAGTTGACTGATATGAGCCTCTCTTCTTCCTCCGGTTCATTATATATATATGATCAGTCACAGAGCGCAGAAGTGATTTTTCAATATGGGTCTAATCCCAGTGGTGTTACCACGTTTTTCCCTTCTCCGATTAGCTATTCGGGCATGCATGCACCTTACGAAGTAGCTGATGAACTGGGCCAGCTGTATGAAAATAATGACCTGCGGTATAAGTTTTACTTTTATAAAGTTACCGTTTCAGGAGCTGGTTATAACACCCGTAGTTCCAAGATTGGTTTAAACAGTAAAGGCGGTGATAAAGGGATCCGTGTAGCAGAAATGTACCTCAATGCAGCGGAAGGACTGGCCCGTCGCTTCAAGTCCGGCGGCCAGGAAGCCGATCGTACCAGCGCATTGCAATACCTGAATACCCTGCGACAAAACAGGTTTTCTTCTCCATATACCACGATCGATATACAGAATGCTGACTCGCTTATCAGTTTTGCACTGGCAGAAAGAAGAAGAGAGCTATGCCTTGAAGAAAACTTCAGATGGGCAGATATCAAGCGGTTGGGATTGTCTGTGACTCACAATTTCATTGATGCAGACGGGAATAGCACCATCTATACACTGGCGGCAAACAGTCCGTTGTATGCATTACCTATTCCTGTTACTGCTTTAGAGAGAAATAATAAACTGACTCAAAACGCCCGTTAAAAATGAAATTAGCAATCTATATATTCCTTTTGCTGGCATTGGTTGCCTGTAAGAAGCAGGAAGAAACGCTCACCCCTTCTGCGAGCCTGGTTTATACATTACCACAAGGTAGTCATGATTATGATACGACTATCCTGGATTATTATAAGAAGTATGGCACCTACCTATTGTATCAATTCACAGACAGGGACGCCTACTGGACACCAACCGGCTGGAAAAATGCAAGGTATGATTCAGCAGGTGCCTACTGGAATGTGGGGTTCCTGGCTATTGAAGCTGAGGAAACGTACGTAGGTAAACAATTGGAAGTAATACAGCGCCTTTGGTTCAGGTATTATTCCGATAAGTTCCTGAAGCAGTTTTTACCTGTGAAGATCCTGCTCTGTTCCAAAGTAGACTCTTCTTATTTGGGGTATGATTTTTCTACAACCCCAGCTACTTTTTACCTGAACTATAAAGAGGTTGCTGCATGGTACAACTATGACAATATCACTGTTAATTTTGGTAATGCCAATGTAGAAAATATGACCGCAAAAGATTCCGGTTATTTCATCTGGAAAGTATCGCAGGCATTTATGGCAGAAATCTTCGCAACAAAACCTGTTGCTGCTACAGACGATTTTACAAAGCTTACCAGCTATACAACGAAGTTTACCACCCAGGCAGCGGCTTATGCGGCAGGATCCATTTCTACCTATTACAGCGCATCTGCACAGAATGACTGGGAAAAATTTATGCTGGCGATGGTGAGTTGTTCCGAAACCATGCTAAACCAGGCAGAAGCAGCATCATCCTACAGCAATAAAGGTATTCTCAACCCCCTCAAGGATACCAGTGGGAAAATAAAAAAGCGGTATAACATCGTACGGAATTATTTCATCACAAACTATAATGTAGACCTGCAGGCCATCGGCAATGCCGCTATCCCGCAATGATTGAAGAAAGATGACGACTTTAAATCGATTAATCCTTATCTGCATGTTCTATGCAGCCCCCCTGTCATTGTCAGCACAGTCTGCTGATAGTATTCCATCTATGGAAAGTTTTATTAAATCGACGGCTGTGCGTCACCAGGGAATGTGTAATATCTATATACAGGAAGGGCGTTACCTCATGGAAGTGCCGGATAGTATTAATGGACGTGATATCCTCTCTGCTATTACGATTGTAAAAGGTGCTGCGCAGGTAGAACGTAAGCCCGAAAAGCGATTCGGTTATGCCGGAGATGCGGTGTTTGAAAGAGTGATCCGCTTTGTGAAAGCAGGGGACAAACTCAATATCGTACAACCTATATTTCAGAATGCACAGGATTCAACCACCATCTATTACAAGGTAGCTAACAATACTTTGATGCCTGTATTATTGTCTTTTCCTGTAATGGCAAAGAGTGATCATGCTGTACTGATTGATTTTACAGAGACACTTACTGGGGATGGAGATCTCTTTGCATTGAAAGGAGCAAAGAAAGAGTTGAGCTTAGGTAATCTTGAAGCAGACAAGTCTTCCATCCTAAGTATTCGTTGCTTTCCTGCTAACATGAATTTTCGGTCTCTGCGTACTTATGGTCCTGGAGGGGAAAGCAAAAATTCTTCTGCATGGGAGGTCGGTGCTTCCTGGGTATTATTGCCGCTGCACCCTATGCCGCAGCGCTTTGAGGATAGCAGGGTAGGTTATTTTACAAAGACAATCAGAGACTACGATAATTATGCAACTAATCCCAGGATGGTACAGTTGACTATCCGCTGGGACTTGCACCCTAAGCCGGCAGATGTGCCCCGTTACCTGGCAGGAGAGTTGGTAGAACCAGAACATCCGATTGTGTTTTATATCGATAAGCATACGCCTGCTTACCTGGTTCCTTATTTTATAAAAGGGGTGAATGCCTGGCAACAGGCATTTGAAAAAGCTGGTTTCAGACATGCCATTTATGCGTTGCCGGAACCATCTGAAGAAGATAGTACCTATGCCATGGAAGATGTCAGGTTCTCTTATATTTCTTACAAAGGTTCTCCTATTGAGAATGCCTTTGGTCCCAATGTAAGCGATCCACGGTCCGGTCAGATCATCAGTAGTAGAGTCGCGGTATTTCACAGTGTGTTAGACCTGATACAGCGCTGGTATTTTTCTATGTGTGCTGCGACCGATACAGCAGCTCGTCACTATCCGCTGAGCCATGATGTGATGGGCCGGCTGATACAGAATGTCATCACTCATGAGGTGGGGCATACGTTGGGGTTAAAACACAACTTTGGTGGCAGCGCATTTTATGAAGTAGATAGTATTCGTGTACCGGCTTATGTGGCAAAGAATGGTTTTGGGGCATCCATAATGGATTATATGCGATTCAATTATACTGCACAGCCGGAAGATCATATGCCAGACACCCTGTTGGTACCCGGTATTGGTGTGTATGATTTGTTTGCGATTGAATGGGGATATCGTTACCTGCCACAATTTACAACACCAAAAGCGACTTCCGATTCATTGGAACGCTGGGTGACGGAAAAGCGAAAAGATATTCGCCTTCGCTTTGGTAGAGAGAATGACCAGATGGATCCACGTTATCAATCGGAAGATGTAGGGAGTGACCCGGTACAAGCCGGCAAACTGGGTATTAAAAACCTCCAGCTTACCATGCAGCATTTTAATAAATGGATGAAGACGTCTGAGAATGATCCTGCCCATTACAGACAGCAATACAGGAGCCTGTTAGGTCGATATCATAATTACCTGTTGCATGCATTGGTTGAGGTTGGGGGACGGTATAATAACAGGGAAGCAAAGCCTGAGGAAAACTTCCCCTCTTACGAGCCGGTACCCAGGGCAAGACAGGAAGCGGCTGTTGCTTTCTTGGAGGAATATTTGTTGGAGTATCCCAAATGGTTGTTTGATACAGCTATTATGAGGAAAGCTGCATTCGAATTTGACAGGGATGGTATGGAGCCTTTCAATATTACTTTGTCCCGTTTGATCATGTCATACAGCCATATAAATGATAATCTGGTGGTCAATCCAAAGGGCTATGCTACAAAGGAACTGTACGAAAGATTATATACAGTTATATTCAGTAAACCTGCTACCAGTAAATTCAATAGGGAGCTGCAACGTACATTACTCATAAAATCATTGTCAATAGTAGCATCATCTTCAGGTTTTTCTGATGATGTAAGTGTACAACTGCTGGCTATAATTGATAAGATAGGTACAAAAAGCAGGAAAGAATTACAGATGAGTACTGACGTGCTCTTGAAAGCACATTGGGAGTCACTGGCAGATATGATTACCATTTGGGAAAAAGGAAATGCTTCCTCACTGGCAGCAGGTAAATAAATAATATTGGCATATGAGAAGACCACTGATAACAGCTTGTCTGCTATTTAATGTAGCACTGGCTACTGCACAAAATAAATCACCGAAATCCTATAAAGAGTTTTATAAGGATGGCATGAAGAAGATAGAAGGAGATTATTCTATCTACAAAAAGGATAAACACTATTACCTGGAAATACCAGACAATGCACTGGAAAAAGATGTATTGGTAATGGGATATGTAAGGAAAGGATATTCTTCTGCGATAGCAAAATCAGCAGGTATTATCCGGTTCAGTAAAGGTATCAATAACTCGTTGAATGTAACCCGTATTAGTTTTAATGAAGGTGCCAGCGGTGATATCAATGGGGATATGGAACCAGTAATAAAACGGTCGGGTTTATTGCCTATCAGTTACGGTTATTCAATAGTAGCAACAGGAAAGAAAGGGGGGTATATTATCGAGATTTCCCGTCAGATTCTTGAAGGAGGAGATTGGTTTGCATTTCCTGATTTGACTTTCCTGAGTCATCCCGATCCGGAGCGTTCGGTGGTGGAAGATATTAAAACTACAGAAAAGGCAGTACGGTTTACAGTAGAACGGTCTCAGACAGATTTTAACAAAGACTTTGTATCAGGCCGGGATATGGACAATGCCAATACTTACGAAATAGAACTTGTATTCCAGCAATTGCCTGACGAAAAGATGCCAAGAAAACTGGCAGAGAAAGCATCTCCATTTGAAACATTTAGCTTCATGGACTATGGTAGAACAGCTTATACCGCCCGCAAAACATCTTTTATTCATAAATGGAATATCAGTAATAAAATTAGTGTAGCACTAGACCCGAATATTCCTGCTTTTTTCAGAAAGTATATTGAGCAGGGAGTACTGGCATGGAATGTAGCTTTTCATGGAGATGTATTAAAGATTGTACAGGATCAGCAGTTAAGCCCTGGGTATATGCTGGTGAACTGGGGTAATACATATAATTCACCCATCGTTGCGACCGTTGAGCATCCTGAAACAGGTGAAATACTCGCAGCCCGTATTAATGTGACCGAAGCGGTAACGGATCAACTGATGTTACGATACTTGCTGCAATGTGGCGCCAATGATAAAAGAATTATAAAAGATATCAGGAACCCGGAGATCCAGGGTGAGATTTTAAGGTGGCTCATGACCCAAACCGTAGGTGAAGCATTGGGCTTACGTGCGAACCTGAGCGGCAGTGCTGCTTATACCACTGCACAACTGCGGAATCCCGCATGGATGAAGACGCATGCTTTCTCGGCTTCTATCATGGATGACATAGAATTTAACTATGTAGCTCAACCCGAAGATCACGTACCTGTGAGTACACTGATGCCGGGCATTGGTGAAGCAGACATTGCTGCGATCGAATGGGGATACGGACAAGGGCCGGCACCTACGTACTTGCCGGAAGATTCTTTGAACCCGCTTACACAGCATTATGACCTTGCTGCTGATAAGATCATGGCGTCAACACTTGCCATTAAGAATTTGCAGCGCGTGTTCCTGCAACTGGATACTATCAGCAAACAACTGGATGGTACGGAAGACCTTTTTAAAAGCAATGGATCCCTGTATGGTGCGGCATTGATCAGCTATGAGAAATACTGTATGGATGTGTCAGCGCTGATTGGTGGGGTATGCCGCAAGCCACTTTCGCTGGGAGAAGAAAAGATAAAGGCAGATGCTGCTGTACAAAAACAGGCATTGGCTTTCTTACAACAATATGTATTCAGCGGCCCTGCTGCGTGGATGAAAATAAATGGTACTCCTGGTGGTCGTGTGATCAGCGTAGAGGAGTCATTTACCCACATGCAGATTGCGATTCTGAAATCACTTATTGACATAAGAAAACTTGACCAGGTGGCAGATGCAAATGAGATTTTTAATTTCATTGATAAAGAAGTGTTCTTTTCCTTCAGTAAAGAAAAGGTGCTGAATACAGAAGAACGTACGATGCAGGCAAAATTTGTATACGAGCTTGCCCAGGCTACTTACAAAGCAAATATCAGTACTGGTTTAAATGATGCCAATGTACTGCTGCATTATTATATGATCACGACGATGAAGAAACTGGAAGACATGGCAAACACGCATCCGGATATGCTCACCAGGGAGAACTTCCGCCTGATGAAATTGAAAGCAGAACATGAATTTTTTAATAAAATAAAAGCCTGACTATGAAGAATGTCATATATTCCTTACTGCTGGCATGCGTGTTTAGTCCGCTGATGGCCCAGCACAGGGAGATCGCTTTTGAACATACACCGTTATCTGATCTGCTGGCCAGATCGGCAAAAGAACATAAACTTGTATTTGTAGATTGCTATACCTCCTGGTGTGGTCCTTGTAAAGAGATGTCGACCCATGTATTCACAAAAGATACTGTAGCCGACTTTTTTAACACGCAGCTGATCTCTTTAAAGCTGGATATGGAAAAGGGAGAAGGTCCGGAAGTCGGCAAAAAATACCGGGTAGGAGCATATCCGTCATATCTCTTATTAAATGAGAAAGGAGAGCTCGTGTATAAATTCATTGGAGGCATGCCAGCAGAAGAATTTCTCAAAAAGGTATCCGAAGGAATGGACCCTGATAACAGGGTGGCACAGATCTTCCGCAGGTATGAGGCGGGAGATCGTAGCCCGGCGTTAATGCGGGAATACATTGTATTAACTATAAGGAACAAGGAAATAAAGCGGGGAAAGGAACTCAATATAGAATACACTCAATCTCTTACCGCGCAGCAGAAGCTGCTGCCTGAAAACTGGTTTCTGTATGGAGAGAACCAGTTTACCCGCGAGCTCTCCGATATGCATAGCCCAAACTTTACATACCTGGTAGAACACTGGCAGGACTTTGCCAAAGTAAAAGGCATTGATTCTATCAATCTCAAGATCTCAGGCGTATTCCGTAAACTTACCAGCTATTGCCTGCAAGGTTATTACCAGAAAGATATCGGGTATCAAAAAGAAGACTTTATTGTCTATCGTAAGCAAATCAAACACACACAGGTGCCAGATAAAAAAGACCTGATGATCATGATGGACATTGCCGAAGCCGCCTGTCAGGGAGATGCACAGCTTGTTACCAACCTGATTGCAGATCATATAGCCCAATTCAGTAGTCCGAATATGGATATTATATTTGCTTACCTGTCTTTCATTCCATCCTATAAAAAGAAGGAATATCCGCGTTGGGAAGAAATCATTCATACCGTAGCCGCTCATTCTCAAAACCATTTCCTCGTCGATCATGTTAAATCGTATTTTTAAAACAGGCCTGCTGGTCTTACTTGCTGGTAGTCTGTATGCACAGGATACTTATTATGATGCCCCAAATCTGGCCAAACAGATGGGATCTCTGACCGTTATTCCTTTTTTTGTAAAGGGTACTGATAAATGCTGGTTTAGTGCGGACAAGGACTATTACCTGGTGGATGCGAAGCGCGGCACCCGTCAGTGTATTTCTGATAAAAAATACCTGGGGGGCTTGCTACAGGAGTTATTGCACCAACCTGTGGATACGGCAGCTATCAAAGTAGAAATGCCTGGTAGCAATGATATGGGAATCTATTATAAAGAAGCCCGTTATTCTTATAGCCTGGCGAATGGGAAACTGGTACCCGCCATCCCCCATGATTATCCTCATTCCGGCTGGCGTAATGGTTTATCACCAGATAAGAAATGGCAGCTGGTGGCGAAGAACCATAACCTGTTTCTGCGGAAAAATTCGGATAGTTCTATGTTAAAGTTGTCTTTTGATGGGGAGTTATATCACTCTTTTAACATGAATGATGCTGACACTGGTACTTTGCGCGAATCAAATACAGAGGCGATATGGATAAAAGGTACTTCAAAATTTTACGTAGTCAGAAAGGATCGGCGTAAGGTTGGTACAATGACTGTCGTGCATAGTTTGTCTACTCCCCGCCCAAGGGTAGAGACGTATAAATATGAACTGCCGGGCGATAAGGATGTGACGCAGTATGAGTTATACCTGGGCGATGCTTCGGAAGGAACCTTTCTACCTGTAAATACGGGCGATTGGAAAGACCAGGAGCTGGAAGTGCTGTATGGCGGTGCTAAAGTGTATTTCCTGCGGAAGAAGCGTACAAGGGATGAAATGGACTTATGTGCAGTAGATTGGAAAGGTACAGTGCAGGTACTGATCCATGAGGTGAGCCGTCCTTTTATTAATGATGATGTATTCTCCGCTGCAATTCTCAATGATGGCAAAGATATTCTCTGGTGGTCAGACCGTAGTGGCTGGGGCCATTATTATTTATATGATGGTTCCGGTCATTTGCAGGGTGCAGTTACAGCGGGAGACTGGACAGCGGGCAAGTTACTAAGAGTAGATACGGCCTCAAAAAGACTATACTTTTATGGCTATGGCAGGGAACAGGGTATCAATCCTAACTACTCCTTTGTGTACGCCGTAAATTTCGATGGCAAAGGGTTGCGGTTGCTCACGCCTGAAAATGCCAACCATGAGGTGTTCATGGCGCCTGGCAATCAGTTCTTTGTTGACAACTATTCGCGGATAGACATGGATCCCCGCACTACTATCAGAAGTACCAGTAGCAACTGGCAGATGGAAATCTGGAAACCAGACCTGAGCCGGTTGTACAAATATGGCTGGAAAAGACCGGAGATGTTCACCATCAAAGCTGCCGATGGGGTAACGGATATTTATGGACTGATGTGGAAGCCGTTTGACTTTGACAGTACTAAAAAGTACCCCATCATTTCACAGGTATATCCGGGGCCGCAGACAGAAACAGTATGGTCCTCGTTTACAGTGCTGGACAGGTATAATAATACCGCCCTGGCACAGACGGGGAGTATCGTGGTCTGTATGGGGCACAGGGGTGGATCGCCTTACCGCAATAAAGCATATCATACATATGGTTATGGCAACCTCCGTGACTATGCGTTGGACGATGACAGGCATGGGATCATCCAACTGGCTGCCAGGTATCATTTTATTGATACCACCCGTGTCGGTATCTTTGGTCATTCCGGCGGGGGAATGATGGCGGTAGCGGCAATATGTACCTACCCTGATTTTTATAAGGTAGCAGTGGCCTCCTCCGGTAACCATGATAATAATATATATAACCGTACCTGGGGTGAAACCTTTCAGGGAATCGATTCCGGTTTTGCGTATCATGTAGCGCTGAACCAGGCACTCGCTTCGAAATTGAAAGGGCATTTATTATTAGTGACCGGAGAGGTAGATACGAATGTGCATCCGGCGGCTACCTATAGAATGGTGAATGCGTTGATACAGGCGGGAAAAGACTTTGACATGCTCGTATTGCCGGGGCAAAGTCATACTTACGAAGACACTTACAAAGCATATTTTCAACAACGGCTAAGACAATACTTTAAGTTCCACTTATGATAAAAAAAGGCGAGTCAGATCAGACTCGCCTTTCATATTATATAATAACCATCCTTCCTATTCTGATCATTACTATCCACGATCCCCACGTACCTTTGAAAACCTTTGCCAACAAAGAATAACCATCTATCAGAAAAAACCGCACATTGTTTAAAAATGTCCATTTATAACCAGCCGAGAAGGCGTGTCATCCAGTTTATTTTTATCGGTCTCGTACTGCTGATTGTTTCCCGTTTATTTATACTGCAAATAATTGATAAGAAATATTCCAAGCTGGCAGATGCCAACTCCGTAGTGAGAAAAGTCGTCTATCCCAGCCGTGGAATCATCTTTGACAGAAAGGGGAGAAGTGTGTTGCGCAACGATGTGATGTACGACCTGATGGTCACTCCATCGAATGTAAAGAAAATTGACACGGCTTACCTGTGTAAGATCTTAGGGATTGATATGCCAGAGTTTAAGAAACGCATCGTGGCGGCAATTGTCAGGAATGGCCGGGTAAGACAGTCGGTTTTTGCACCGTTGTTATTGCCGGATGTATATGGGCAGTTGCAGGAAAGTATGTACCAGTTTCAACCGGGTTTTGAGCTGATGCCCAGGCAGATCCGTTCTTATCCTTATAGTGGTGCTGCCAATATATTGGGCTACATAGGTGAGATCTCGCCACAAATGCAGTTGAACCCTGCTTATAAAGATTATAACATGGGTGACTATCTGGGGATGACAGGATTGGAGAAAACCTATGAGCACATTCTGATGGGGCAAAGAGGGATTCAATACCTTGTGAAGGATAACCTGAATCGCACACAGGGGGCGTATGAGAAAGGTGAATTTGACACTGCGGCAATAGCGGGCAAGAACCTCCGTCTATCATTGGATATTGATTTGCAGGTATTGGGTGAGCGGTTGATGCATAACAAGATAGGTAGTATTGTCGCCATCGATCCGCAAACAGGTGGTATATTGGCAATGGTAAGTGGTCCTTCATTTGATCCTAACTTATTGACGGGGTCTTACAGGGCACGCAATTTTAATAAACTATTTAGTGATACGACCAAGCCATTGTTTAACAGGGCTATTCAGGGTACGTACGCACCGGGTAGCTCCATGAAACCATTGACAGCGTTGGTAGCGCTGGATGAAGGTATCATTACTCCTGATTTTGGTTATCCCTGTCATGGTGCTTATTTGTCCTGCGGGCGAAGAATTGCCTGTGAGCATAGTGAAGCAGGCCATGCAGCAAATTTGCGACTGGCTATTTCGCACTCCTGCAATTCTTACTTTGTGAACCTGTACAGGATGGAAGTGGATGCAAAGAAATGGGGTGGGGTAGAAAAGGGGCATCAGAAGTGGTATGAATACATGACGTCATTTGGCTTGGGACACCGGTTAGGCATTGATATACCGGGAGAATATGCGGGGTATGCGATTGATACCGTGGGCATGAATAAGCGGTATCATGGGCAGTGGAATTCCTGTTCAGAGTTGTATGTAGGAATGGGACAGGGCGCAGTGGCGGTCACGCCTTTGCAGATGGCGAATGCGATGTGTATCATTGCAAATAAAGGATTTTACTACCTGCCGCATTTTGTGAATAGTATTGATAATGATGTTTCTGATGTGCTGAAGAAGTTCAGGGATAAACATACGGTAGCGCATGTAAAAGATACGGCTTACCAGTCGGTGATATTGGGAATGGAAGATGTGGTGGAAAGTGGTACGGGTAGAAATGCACAGATAGAAGGGGTGATCGTGTGTGGAAAGACAGGTACGGCAGAGAACAATGGCATCGTAAACGGGCAATTGAAGAAGATGAAGAGCCATGCATTCTTTGTGGCTTTTGCACCGAGAGATCATCCGAAGATAGCGGTGGCGGTCATTGTGGAGAATTCTGGTTATGGGGGCACCTTTGCGGCGCCGATTGCAGGATTGATGATGGAGAAGTATCTGAATGATACGATTTCAGTAAAGAAGAAGCCGGTGGTGCAAAAGATGCTGGAGACGGTGACGATGGATCCGGTAGTGCTTACAAAGTCCAAGCTGGATTCATTGAATGGCGCGACGGCTCATCTCACGACAGAGCAGATTATGAAAGAGTATTTCAGGAATTAATCTGATTTAGAAACTTCATTGGATTGGGTCATATCAATGGCGCGACGGCTCATCTCACGACAGAGCAGATTCTGAAGGAGTATTTCAGGAATTAATCTGATTTATAAACTTCATTGGATTGGGTCATATCAATGTCGCAACAGTTCATCTCACGACAGATCAGATCATGAAAGGGTACTTCAATAATTAATCCGCTTTTATAAACTTCATCACATTAGTAATACCATTGGCTTTTGTAAGCACCACTACGTACATGCCATTTGGTAAATGAGAAACTGACAATGCCAGACTTGTTTTGGTGAGCATATCCTCTCTACGCAGGTAGGTCTTTCCATCCATACCGTATATTTCCAATAACTTCCAGTTAGATAGCTGGTCGATAGTAAGAGAGGTATATGCCGGATTGGGATATAATCGAGGCCCTGTAGTAACCGTTGGATCCGGATCCACAGCAGTGATC
This Chitinophaga sancti DNA region includes the following protein-coding sequences:
- the mrdA gene encoding penicillin-binding protein 2, with translation MSIYNQPRRRVIQFIFIGLVLLIVSRLFILQIIDKKYSKLADANSVVRKVVYPSRGIIFDRKGRSVLRNDVMYDLMVTPSNVKKIDTAYLCKILGIDMPEFKKRIVAAIVRNGRVRQSVFAPLLLPDVYGQLQESMYQFQPGFELMPRQIRSYPYSGAANILGYIGEISPQMQLNPAYKDYNMGDYLGMTGLEKTYEHILMGQRGIQYLVKDNLNRTQGAYEKGEFDTAAIAGKNLRLSLDIDLQVLGERLMHNKIGSIVAIDPQTGGILAMVSGPSFDPNLLTGSYRARNFNKLFSDTTKPLFNRAIQGTYAPGSSMKPLTALVALDEGIITPDFGYPCHGAYLSCGRRIACEHSEAGHAANLRLAISHSCNSYFVNLYRMEVDAKKWGGVEKGHQKWYEYMTSFGLGHRLGIDIPGEYAGYAIDTVGMNKRYHGQWNSCSELYVGMGQGAVAVTPLQMANAMCIIANKGFYYLPHFVNSIDNDVSDVLKKFRDKHTVAHVKDTAYQSVILGMEDVVESGTGRNAQIEGVIVCGKTGTAENNGIVNGQLKKMKSHAFFVAFAPRDHPKIAVAVIVENSGYGGTFAAPIAGLMMEKYLNDTISVKKKPVVQKMLETVTMDPVVLTKSKLDSLNGATAHLTTEQIMKEYFRN